Part of the Labrenzia sp. PHM005 genome is shown below.
CTGGTTCTGAGGCGATGGTCGGCCCGCTGGCTGAAGAAGAAGGCGAGTTTTTGCGCAGGGCGGCCTTTGCCCTGATTGCTTGGCGCGCCGTCCACGCCAAAACGTCACCGGATACCGAGTTTCTGGGTTATTTTCCGCTGATCAAATCAGGGGCAACCGACCCGCGCAATTTCGTCTGGAAAGCGGTTCATTGGGCGCTCCGGCAAATCGGCAAACGCTCCGCCAGCCTGCATGGACCCGCGTTGCAGTTGGCCAACGACCTTGTGTCCGCGCCAGATAAGCCCAGTCAACGCGTTGGACGCGAAGCCTTTCGCGAGTTGGACTCAGCAAAGGTCCGCGGGCGCCTCGGCCTTCCCGACGCGCCCTAACCTCAAGTTTGCCTATTCAGACACAGCTTCCTGCGCGATGGAGTCCAGAAGCGTGTTGACTTCGCCGATCGCAGCTTTTGAAGCTTCTGACCCGATTTCGCTCAACCGGCGGAACCCGACCGTGACACTGCCCTCGGCATCCGGTGTGTCATAAACAAAAAGCGTGTACGGGCAATAGGCGATGTTCGCCGGATTGGCTTCCATAGCCTTGCGGGAGAGGTCCGCCGAGCAAAAAAGCATGGCCTGGGCATTGGAAAAGATTTTCTTTGTTCCGCCGACATCTGCAGATGTCCGCTCCAGCATCTCGCCGATGTGCGACGTGTAATCGATCACCAGACCGCGATTGACGATCGCGTTTTCAAGGCCGAACCGCACATCCTCAAAGTCCGCCTGGACTGTGTAGGCAGTCACGCCTTCGGGTACAGAT
Proteins encoded:
- a CDS encoding DUF302 domain-containing protein — protein: MIEFWKSITVAAVFAAVTPIVSASAAEKGSVPEGVTAYTVQADFEDVRFGLENAIVNRGLVIDYTSHIGEMLERTSADVGGTKKIFSNAQAMLFCSADLSRKAMEANPANIAYCPYTLFVYDTPDAEGSVTVGFRRLSEIGSEASKAAIGEVNTLLDSIAQEAVSE
- a CDS encoding DNA alkylation repair protein, with protein sequence MSRKPSADDWPLVAILEALKERGSEENRAGLARFGIDASNAFGVPMAVLRPFARQIGRSEDRALELWASGYHEARLLAILTIPPKALTDTQAWAWLADIQSWDLCDQLTNILAKRAGSEAMVGPLAEEEGEFLRRAAFALIAWRAVHAKTSPDTEFLGYFPLIKSGATDPRNFVWKAVHWALRQIGKRSASLHGPALQLANDLVSAPDKPSQRVGREAFRELDSAKVRGRLGLPDAP